The DNA region ccggctctgcacacgcacacacacacacacacacacgcacacgcacacacacacacacacacacacactgaagaactgcacctccttctccaggtggagtttccctttcttcttgttcaGGAACTTCACGGCCACTTTCTCCTGCGTTCTCAGGTTGGCACAGATGTTGACCTTCCCAAAAGTCCCTTCCCCGATGAACTCCTGCAccaggtagcaggaggagacgcttcggaggagctgaccttcctggatctcagtcgcttcgggtgatgagagaagatggagagaatttactcagcgagggagggaaacacaaccaagttgttgtaaccccccccccagcatgaaacacagatgattctggaatctgtgtcattatttcacaaagcagactttaacagaTCATTTAGattatcaagataaaataatcatcgcagcagcaaagactgaaactcttccgtgagacgatggaacattttctgcttctcctctctctccgtccgcagggggcggggcatcgtCGCTGTTTAACCaacgctcagccaatcagcgtcctgAGCGCTGACAACGGGCTCGTCTAATTCCCGGATTGAGTTCCGGGTATAATTTTGACGATGATATAAGGGCGCCCCCTACTGGGCAAAAGGAAAGTTACtgaatcttcctgcttttattctgcattaatgatcaattattactgaaactcgatggattcaacgaagctgccccccccgcccccccaaacgccactgatttgaatgaaaggaacaaaaaacaaataatattaaagttcctTATAAGCTGCCTGACGTTACGTCCCTTCCTGTGATAATataaacattgtatttaataataacgtCGTCACGTCTGGGTTTCTTCCTGCGTGCGTCGTAGCTTCCGTTACGCTCTTATTAACTAGTTCATCACTctgtcagaagtattttcaataactctaaataaaggttgagcccccacccaaaagaaaatgatgattaagagcatatattttttaaactatgGCAGAGGAGATAACATCCTGAATTGACATGAAGGTTTTACTTTCAGcgaggacgtgtccaggatttcatttgtccaacagtccaactgttgtccccaaagtcgtcaccatttaaatccttatttgacattgatgcattgcaaacagcagatattagcataaacacatatttatcttcttaacaagacttccagtctttgcatcaaatatatttgggttcatttaatgcaaagaccggaagtgttggtatcgatcccaacagcttcagcaaacaaatatccagctcgacccttctccgccccctgctgggcaaaaGGAGAGTTACTTACGTTCGGTGTGACTTGCCGTGGCCGCCATCTTCTTATTAAAGTTGTCTCGAGgttgaattgttaaaaaaaagccgCAACGAAGCTACTCGTGATGAGAAAGACGCGCAGACTTCACTGTGGCTTCGATCGCTATACTCGCCGTTGTCAGGACGATGGGCTTTGATCCAACGCTCCAAATGATGTGcgaggtgctgattggttgaatttggcatttaaaagtttggaataagataattaactatagtttatcactctgatagaagtatttacaataactttaaaaaaagaaagaaaacagtttacacgtgacatattttatagtttaatatgattaaattgtccaccagacaacgatttaaaataaataatcagaaatcGATGTCAagactatcaatcaatcaatgatgaCGTTTGTAATActttaaaatcaacagcagagGGCCGCATTTCGAAGGGACCGATGCGGTAAAACATTTACGTTAATAATTTGTCCTCGCTGGTCTCGATGTGTCTTTCATACATCTCACGTGGAACAACCCGCGATATAGCGAGTCTattcgatgccccccccccagctctaatTCCAACACCAAGTTGTTTATCATCAATAGAGGTCTGGTCAAAGCTTGGAGCCGCAGCATTCATTTGATACGTccagcaaggaggttgtttttagttattttacgtcattgttagcaggattacggaaaaactgttggatgaatcttgataaaaaatctgaaaatgggtcttggtctaacttggattccATTACATTTCGAGAGCGatccagatttaaaaaaaattcaattattaaatatttttttttataataatctgaattttcccatttacttataatggaagatttaaatatatatatatatactgtataatatgcattaaattcactcagcaaaaatcagtctcaaaggagtccgatatgaactatcataataaatgtcttctggatctgaaccagaatgagtccagaaaaaaacacattaaatgttaacattaaaaccatttatggattaaaaaatcaggtaaaaatacaaatcaactctgattcactttgacttttcatggtcgggtCCAAATCACAGATTCTAACCAAAGGCGCTTTATTATGGCGAAAAACGCAACACTTATTTTCTAACTGTTCcagatgcaacacataaaggccgtttttcaataaatatattagatcTTATGtcacaaaagtgtaaaaacGTACCGGCGCTCGAACCTgcagtacttgtgtgttttaatttaatgtttacatttgcgTTGTTTACAGATCCTCGCAGTGGCTCCTCCCCTTACCTGCTTCCAACCAGGCTGGCATCGACGATGTCAACGCTTCGAGTCGCGTCTTTCTGCGACCTCGTAAACACcgggctctgtttttttttatgtttcatcttccagctctcattaaaaacaaaaaaaacatttaacctttatttaacccgGTAAGTAaattgagaatgaattctctcATTGCATCTGTAAATCTCGAGTTCTGACGGGCTCTTGGGCCTCTGGTGGTCCAGCAGGATCAGCGTCTGATCTTTTAGATTCATCCATTGAGAACTGAATGCAGAGTTAAAGCAACATGCAACATGCAACAGGTGGACTTTAATCTTTCAAGTGAAAAGTTTAGCTAGTAAATTGAACTGGTCTCTTTTACTTAGAATGTTCTTTAATACTATGAATATTTTTGATAAGCATATCCGTTTCTTTCTGGCAGATGATCAGAATTACAGATTGATACTGCTCTCGTGTATTATTTCAACATCAAATCCGTCAGTCTGGAGATGTGAGTGCAGCCAAGAAGCAGCTCTTCAGATTTTGTTACCTTCGGCCAGCGCTAAAGGCTGTTTCCTATTTTTATGCTAATCTAAAATGTACAGCTGCTGGTGGTCGCCTCCGACACGATTGAATTTGGCGACTTGGTGTCGGCGCTGCGGTCGGGGGAGGTCTTTGACGAGGACTTATCCAAGACGAAACGCAACCGAAAGCGTATCGACAACCAGACTACAGATGCTAGAGAGCGACCCGTCACAAAACGCAACATCTAAAGGGGTTGGGGGTCATCGTCACCGCCCACTGTCCAACTTGATTTAGGTTTGCTCCATGAGCagcgtgaatgaatgaatgaatataattattagatacaatgttagagtacaagtacagtcacacagtagcatgtattacagtacaagtacagtcacacagtagcatgtattacagtacaaataaagtcaaacatcctgtctaagaggagcatttctaaaaagcccttgcggtcttgtttccgttgaaagtccttcgtacataaatcatccacaattaacaatacaaatttaacaatacaaatacaaataaaaccaacattCAATAACTCagttgatgcaacgtaacattagaaaaataaaaataaaatgattttacaccgccgatgcaaactaacaataaatctaaaataaattacaccactgatgcaaaatgacaatgaatgacaatagattatataaattacaataaattactaaggcaattaatatgtgcaacgtaggtggacaaaaaaagggggggttgatccggagagagtcgtgatgactatctccgtttctgtccccctgaaaggtgtatttttagggccgttttgaaggatgTGGATCCAGCGTGGATCCATCCAGTGTCGGCCTCCGTTATTGGACTTtatatcatttaaatatttccttccATTATACTGAACTGTTAATAATAAAGAGGAAGAACAGTGATGCGGCTTCCTGTGTCGTTTGCAACATCTTGCACTTTGGATTCTattcttttttatgttctcccatTTGAACAGAAGAGGGttgggggtacaccccggacaaggcgccagctcatcgGAGCCACACGAAAGAAACGACAcgctcacacacctgcagagaatttggtgtgaccagttcacccaagttgcatgttgttggaggaatctagagagcccccccccacacaaagccagcaccttcttactgtgagtaGGGTGTAGCTCCATCTAGTGGTCGGTCAATGCAAttgatatgatttatttatttcatttagattaTCTACTCAGGGATTATCAGGTGTTTCGGTGGCCCCCTTAGATGAGGGTGAGGTGGAGGTTGTTTAATTGCCTGTAACTGTCAATTACCAGGAAATTCTATACACTAGagcttttaattcaaaataaaaaatattattttgaaaaacaaaacaaccaaagCCAATGGAATATTTGAATACTGTATTTTCCTTACACAATTATGGATCCACACCCCTTGTTGGAGCGCTCGTGTGCAAACACAACGTGCAACGCCGGTTTAGTTGAGCAGAAAGCCGAGTTTCAGCTCGTCATCCGTCTCCTGGACGAAGCGTGAAGCTCCGGTATAAAAGGCTCTGCCAGCAACTTCCACCACGACGGCCTCGTAGCCGCCACACGTTGTCTCCTGAACAGAAACGAAGGCATCAACCAAGCAGGCGGTTCTTTGTTGCAACAGCCATCAACGTCATAAAGGTATTTAGAGGGCGTCCAGTCATTAATGTCATTCTGAACCGATTCCACCTGAGCAGGCAAACTGAGGGATTCATTCTCAAAGAGATGTTCATACTTCATGCTGGTCAGAAGGGAAACGTTTAGTGTTCAAGATGCATTTCCtacatcaataaaaacagacattttctgtGATGGCTTGAGTTGTACACACCTGGgtatttttattaatgataTATTGGGCAAaaagtcagataaaaaaaacaaagtgatctTGATTGAGCATCAGAATCCAGATGTGCCTCAAACTTTAATCCATTCTGGGCGATCACATAACCGGCTCCAGCTCTGGTACCTTGACGGCTCGCCCTGTGAACCGGGATCCAGTGGTTCCACTCTGAAAGGTCCTGGCCTGGTCCAGCTGGACGAGCCCTTTGTGATACTGAAGAGCCACTCGCGCCGTCACACCAGAACCCGTGGGGCTCCGGTCCACCTGCGACCAGGTTTATATCGGTTTAAAACCTCTCGATATCGAATCGCTCCGTGTGTGTCCGGTATGAGGCGGCCTCCCCACCCGAGGTACCCGAGCGTCTGCAAACACGCAAACATTGGCGGTGGCATCGGAGGAGAAATCATCTCTGCCATCGGTGAGGATGGTCCCATAACAGAAGGCCAGATCCTCACTGGTGGGGTGGCGGAACTTCACCTGGAGGTCAAACGGCTCTTAGAGAGACTGAGTGTAAGATCAACCCGTTTCTCGTAcgtatttgtttttctctcacgaggagcagaaatgttcctctttgGGCTCTCCCACTCGCTCTGAATCATGGGTACTGTAGTCTATTGCTCCACCTGAGACTTGACGGCGTCGGTCACGGCCGTGGCCGCGTCCACCAGATCTCGCGTCCTGGACTTGGACACGTCGAGGCCGAACCTCTGGGCGCCGACGGAGGCGTAGAAGGCTCCTCCGTAGCTGATGTCCACCGTCACGTGGCCGAATCCCTCCACCGCCACCGTCACATCTAGAAGGACAGGTCCCTTCATGAGTCCCGCAGGACACGCGGACCCCTCTAGGGATCAGTTTCATGCATCCTACCCGTAGCGAAGACAAAGGCTGGCACGCTGTGAAACCTCACCGCCCCCGTTTTACCGTCAGAGTACTCGACAAACGCCTTCACCAGCCAGCAGGGGCAGTGGATGTTCACTTGGGTCTCTGGAGACCGGGGGGACGCTCCACCAGTCCGTAGTCCACGGCAAAGCGTCCCAGGGCGATGACGGCGTGTCCACACGTGGTGCTGTAGCCCTCGTTGTGCATGAACAGCGCCCCCTGTCGGCCTCGGGCAGCTCGCTCTTCACCGTAGTGTCCCCGGGGCTCGAACAGCAGCGTCTTCCTGAGGTGGTCCAGGTGGTCCCGGGCGTAACGGCGTTTGGACGGCACGCCGTCCCCCTCGACTGCTGGGTAGCCACTGAGGACTATCCGTAAAGGGTGTCCTCCTGCGTGCATGTCCACCACTGAGAACTCGTCTCCTTCGTGAGGTGGAAGCTGCAAGTCCATCTCCGCACTCAttttagaaaaatgaaaaaaaaaactttttttaaaaccatGCTTTAGGACAACATTTATGAACacggttttacatttttaaaaacatagcTAAACtcattttatgaaatgaaattattgagtgtgtttttctttttgggtgATTGATATTTTCTTAAAGTTATACGAGGAAGGACATGAAATCCCACGCAGaggccaaaacacaaaaagggaAACGCTGATAATCCAATAATAGCACGTTGTGTTTTatcttattataattattgaacCCTTTCATGTCTTTGTTACGTCACATTTCCTCCATGAACTTCTTTCTGAGGACTATTCCAAAGTGACGGTTAAAGTTCTTTTGCAACTTTTCGACACATCTCGGGATTGACAATCATTGTTGATCACATGAATTAAAAATCAGAAAATTAACTCTTCCAGCTGTAATTCTTTTTACCTGGTGGGTAACGAGTCTTCGGACTGAAACAGCTCGAcgcactttgtttttgtcaatgaaTAAACGTCACGTCATTTAAATGAGACATTAGCGCCGCCTGGTGTTCCGGAGGACGGACTGCATGCGCGACCTTAACACCTGAATGGCATTTCTTGCCATTCGGTGGAGCCAGAGATTAAAGTTTGATCAGCGACGGGAGGAATGGAATTAATGGGAATTTAATGGATTAACGGGGAATAAACTGGGAATTTTCCAAATTGAAGGTTTGCTCCACATAGGGAACCTAAATATAGTTGGGGAAAGTACATTTTAGCATCATCttgactaaaaaaaacagatgcttcctgcatggctattgagaccacgccccctacgcGCACTGCGCATTTGTGTTATAAAGAATTTCCACACTGAGAGAAATGAAGGTTTATTTGGTTAAAATAATCTGCGACAAACACAACAGCGTTGGGTTCTTCTGAAACCCGGAAGTGACGAAGAGCTCCAGTCTTTaccagctttttgtttgttcctttaCATTATTGGGGGGGTGCACCGGTCCTGGaggtactgcaataccaggtcgatgcgtggagtggacggagcaagcccctattccacctccctgctccaaaaatcaatttaatatatggtCCCCGGGTAGGGGACGTACCAGACatcaaactgataagaacagatactacacttgatcttagccaaaaggccgagaagcgataacCGGAATAGGGTCCGAGGCGGGGGGGTCTTCCGCCGCCCCGTCCTTCTCACTGACGGTCCGCAGAACCGAGTCACGAACCGGGACCGGATCCGGGTCGCGTGAATAACgaataacataaaacacagcgcagTGAAGAAAACGTCACAGTATCGCTGAGAAAGAGAGTTATTTTAGGAAAGTGAGACGTTACCCAAAAGTCTGGGCGACACTTCCTGGTCACGTGATCCGCGCTGAACCAATGGGAACGCAAAGCCGCCGAATCGCTTTGTTTTTAGGGGTTTTTAACGCGTAAGAATGTTTTTATCCCACAAAACCTGACGTGACAATActttatatactttatataaCAACGTAGTTCGGCTGCAGGGGAACAAAAACGAGCTTTTAATGACATAATGCTTCATTAAACGTGTTTGTGACGTCATCGCTCCTCATTACCTgacaaaagaggagaagaatacagatgaggagggaggagggagctgcAGGTCACGCAAACacaagagaagagagaagagaaaaataaaatatcaaatgaagCAGCAGGATCCACCGTTCCTTCTGCAGCGtggacctctgacctctgacctctgcagcTGGTCCAGGTGGCGTCGCCAGATAGCGTCTGGAGCCACTTCTTCCAGTGTCGGCCAAGGATCCCGGCCTGTCTCTGATTGTACGCTATGTAAAGCGAGTGTCCaggaaagcgctatataaataaaatgtgttattattattattattattattattattattattattattattattcgttGTTCGGGGATGCCAGTTCTAGAAAAAAGATTTCTCAACACGCCGATTGCTTGGGCTGTTGTTGTGGCTTTCATGGTGAACACTTCGGGCCACTTTGAACATGCGTCCACCACTACCAGGAATGTTTTTCCCATGAATGGCCCGGAAAAATCAATGTGAATCCGTTGCCACGGCGATGTGGTCCATTCCCATACATGTAGAGGCGCTACTGTTGGCTTGTTCTGGACATGCTGGCAGCCAGAGCAGCGCATGGCGAGCCGCTCTATCTGTTGGTCAATTCCTGGCCACCAGATGTAGTTCGTGGTGAGTGCCTTCGTcttcacccccccgcccccccacctgaGCTTAGTGGGTATGATGATCCTCATTCCAGAGTCGATGGTGAGTTCATCCCGGCGTTGAAAATAGAGCGAGGTGGGACCTTTCATTAGCTGTCCAGCCCACCTGTGAGAGAGTAACGTCTTTTTTCGGGTCTCTCTCTCAATCATCTCCGCTGTGACTGGGAGCGcaaccatggtaaccgtgaggcaatgtttttagcacacaataaaacatttttgccaatttttgctAAACTttaataaactttatccactctgctcttcgtCTTCGACTCACGCAGGAGACAGGGAAAAGtgtgtctccacacacacacatacacacacacacacacacacttgtgattGGCGAATAAactcaggatggaataaaaatgctttgaatcctccatccatccctcttcaaaccgcttatctAAAGCAGTCTCGTTTGCCACAC from Brachionichthys hirsutus isolate HB-005 unplaced genomic scaffold, CSIRO-AGI_Bhir_v1 contig_406, whole genome shotgun sequence includes:
- the LOC137916881 gene encoding LOW QUALITY PROTEIN: trans-L-3-hydroxyproline dehydratase-like (The sequence of the model RefSeq protein was modified relative to this genomic sequence to represent the inferred CDS: deleted 2 bases in 1 codon) → MDLQLPPHEGDEFSVVDMHAGGHPLRIVLSGYPAVEGDGVPSKRRYARDHLDHLRKTLLFEPRGHYGEERAARGRQGALFMHNEGYSTTCGHAVIALGRFAVDYGLVERPRSPETQVNIHCPCWLVKAFVEYSDGKTGAVRFHSVPAFVFATDVTVAVEGFGHVTVDISYGGAFYASVGAQRFGLDVSKSRTRDLVDAATAVTDAVKSQVKFRHPTSEDLAFCYGTILTDGRDDFSSDATANVCVFADARVDRSPTGSGVTARVALQYHKGLVQLDQARTFQSGTTGSRFTGRAVKETTCGGYEAVVVEVAGRAFYTGASRFVQETDDELKLGFLLN